Proteins encoded in a region of the Candidatus Nanopelagicales bacterium genome:
- the rpmA gene encoding 50S ribosomal protein L27: MAHKKGASSTRNGRDSNAQRLGVKRFGGQLVSAGEIIVRQRGTHFHPGENVGRGGDDTLFALAEGTVDFGTRRGRKVVNIVAVSQ, from the coding sequence ATGGCACATAAGAAAGGTGCTTCGAGCACTAGGAACGGCCGCGACTCCAACGCCCAACGCCTCGGCGTCAAGCGCTTCGGTGGTCAGTTGGTGAGTGCCGGCGAAATCATCGTCCGTCAGCGCGGAACCCACTTCCATCCAGGCGAGAACGTCGGCCGTGGCGGCGATGACACGCTGTTCGCACTGGCAGAGGGCACCGTCGACTTCGGGACCCGTCGTGGCCGCAAAGTCGTCAACATCGTCGCTGTCTCGCAATAG
- the obgE gene encoding GTPase ObgE has translation MSTFVDRAILHAQAGDGGHGCASIHREKFKPLGGPDGGNGGRGGNVVVVVTPDTSSLLDIHRSPHRRADNGGVGKGSHRDGADGNDVVIPVPDGTVVTTEAGEALADLVGPGAQFIIAKGGRGGLGNSSLASQRRKAPGFALLGEPGESFNVVLELKTLADVGLVGFPSAGKSSLVSVLSAAKPKIADYPFTTLVPHLGVVQAGDTVFTVADVPGLIPGASEGKGLGLEFLRHIERCSALVHVVDCATLEPNRDPLSDIDAIEAELAAYGGLADRPRLVALNKCDVPEAQELAELVSPMLQQRGWQVFPISTASHVGLPALKFAMADIVKVARAQAAAEAETPALVIVRPLAVDDSGFSVVLEQEGYRVRGARPTRWVRQTDFSNDEAVGYLADRLARLGVEEELVKLGATPGATVIIGEDDNAVVFDWRPSVFAGDEAAAAPRGTDRRLEES, from the coding sequence ATGAGCACATTTGTAGACCGTGCGATTCTGCACGCCCAGGCTGGCGACGGTGGGCACGGCTGCGCATCGATACACCGGGAGAAGTTCAAGCCACTCGGCGGTCCAGATGGCGGCAACGGCGGTCGCGGCGGCAATGTCGTCGTTGTTGTTACCCCCGACACCAGCAGCCTGCTGGACATCCATCGTTCACCCCATCGCCGGGCCGACAACGGCGGGGTGGGCAAGGGTTCTCACCGCGATGGTGCGGACGGCAACGACGTCGTGATCCCGGTTCCGGACGGGACCGTGGTGACTACCGAAGCCGGTGAGGCCCTGGCTGACTTGGTCGGCCCCGGCGCGCAGTTCATCATCGCCAAGGGCGGACGTGGCGGGCTAGGCAACTCCTCGCTGGCCAGCCAACGCCGCAAGGCTCCCGGCTTTGCGCTGCTGGGCGAACCGGGCGAATCCTTCAACGTGGTATTGGAGCTCAAAACCCTGGCCGACGTCGGCCTGGTCGGTTTCCCGTCGGCGGGCAAATCGAGTCTGGTCTCGGTCCTCAGTGCTGCCAAGCCCAAGATCGCCGACTACCCGTTCACGACCCTGGTGCCTCACCTGGGAGTTGTGCAGGCCGGGGACACGGTCTTCACTGTCGCCGACGTTCCTGGGCTGATCCCGGGAGCCAGCGAGGGCAAAGGTCTGGGACTGGAGTTTCTTCGTCACATCGAACGGTGCTCGGCGCTGGTGCATGTCGTTGACTGCGCCACGCTGGAGCCCAACCGCGATCCCCTCAGCGACATCGACGCGATCGAAGCGGAACTCGCGGCCTACGGCGGTCTCGCCGATCGACCGCGGCTAGTGGCGCTGAACAAATGCGATGTTCCCGAGGCGCAGGAGTTGGCAGAGCTGGTCTCGCCCATGTTGCAGCAGCGTGGCTGGCAAGTGTTCCCAATCTCCACGGCATCCCACGTTGGATTGCCCGCGTTGAAGTTCGCGATGGCGGACATTGTCAAGGTCGCGCGCGCGCAGGCCGCTGCGGAAGCGGAGACTCCCGCGCTGGTGATCGTGCGGCCGTTGGCCGTCGACGACTCGGGGTTCTCCGTCGTCCTGGAGCAGGAGGGCTACCGCGTGCGGGGTGCCCGACCCACTCGCTGGGTCCGCCAGACCGACTTCAGTAACGATGAGGCCGTTGGCTACCTTGCAGACCGCCTCGCCCGACTTGGCGTGGAAGAGGAGCTCGTGAAACTCGGTGCCACCCCTGGAGCGACCGTGATCATTGGCGAGGACGACAACGCAGTCGTGTTCGACTGGCGGCCATCGGTCTTCGCCGGCGACGAGGCCGCAGCCGCTCCACGTGGGACTGATCGGCGCCTGGAGGAGTCGTGA
- a CDS encoding ribonuclease E/G, with protein sequence MLDDENTPPSGDVADAITQEEEQLAVAQVELSADSDADGPVVAPTFAPPQTSDEPPGAISAEEEQVAVAQVELSADPGADTSGSADAAGAGAAGKPADGAAAPKRRRRAASRPAGAPAEFSAAFAAPTDPVDESATADAGSAPTAPVANAAALFQPPPDVPALPPRPRRAELDSGQATGESDAEGAEETDGNDSESDEAGDGGPKRRRRRRGGRRRRKPGGEDGSDDDNGDEADEDGGDSVDDEDDGDDESAGNGQSGSANTRRRRRRRRTASGGANNNDDDPPNTVVHVREAREAADQVTSVRGSTRLEAKKQRRREGREAGRRRAPILTEAEFLARRESVDRVMVVRQHEDRTQIAVLEDNVLAEHYVNRSVSTSMVGNVYLGRVQNVLPSMEAAFVDIGRGRNAVLYAGEVNWDAAGLEGQPKRIELALKSGDAVLVQVTKDPVGHKGARLTSQISLPGRYLVYVPGGSMTGISRRLPDSERSRLKKLLRNALPEGSGVIVRTAAEGATEEQINHDVARLTEQWERLNAKTSSVKAPELLHAEPDLATRVVRDIFNEDFSKLIVSGSRATTTIEDYIAGVAPDLADRVSRWTSNADVFSAHRIDEQLAKALDRKVWLPSGGSLVIDHTEAMTVVDVNTGKFTGQGGNLEETVTRNNLEAAEEIVRQLRLRDTGGIIVIDFIDMVLESNRDLVLRRLLECLGRDRTKHQVAEVTSLGLVQMTRKRIGQGLLETFSTPCECCNGRGVKVQTNPVDQHTGEAEPRRRRARPAGPIPGAPQQPKAESDPGGDEPVGDEPADAETVDETTAQSAADTAADTAAGSTADSGTDGDGPGPPSTDGAAAQPATDGPNDSDGSGESDQSQ encoded by the coding sequence ATGCTCGACGACGAGAACACGCCCCCCTCGGGCGACGTCGCTGACGCGATCACGCAAGAAGAAGAGCAACTCGCTGTTGCGCAGGTGGAGCTTTCCGCCGATTCGGACGCCGACGGCCCGGTAGTGGCACCGACTTTTGCGCCACCGCAGACTTCCGATGAGCCGCCTGGCGCAATCTCGGCCGAGGAGGAACAAGTCGCCGTGGCGCAGGTCGAACTATCGGCAGACCCTGGCGCTGACACATCAGGCAGTGCTGACGCTGCTGGTGCCGGTGCTGCGGGAAAGCCCGCCGACGGTGCAGCAGCTCCGAAACGTCGGCGGCGAGCCGCGAGTCGGCCGGCGGGGGCACCCGCTGAGTTCTCGGCAGCGTTCGCCGCTCCCACCGACCCGGTGGACGAGTCAGCAACGGCCGACGCTGGATCGGCACCGACCGCGCCGGTCGCCAACGCGGCGGCACTGTTCCAACCTCCGCCCGATGTGCCCGCACTCCCGCCCCGTCCGCGCCGCGCGGAGCTCGACAGCGGGCAGGCGACCGGGGAGTCCGACGCCGAAGGGGCCGAAGAGACTGACGGCAACGACTCAGAATCCGATGAAGCGGGTGATGGCGGACCCAAGCGCCGCCGCCGACGTCGGGGTGGCCGCCGCCGCCGCAAGCCAGGTGGTGAGGACGGCTCCGACGATGACAACGGCGATGAGGCCGATGAGGATGGCGGCGATTCAGTCGACGACGAAGACGACGGTGACGATGAGTCGGCTGGCAATGGTCAGTCGGGCTCGGCGAACACCCGCCGCCGGCGCCGCCGGCGTCGAACTGCCAGCGGTGGCGCAAACAACAATGACGATGATCCGCCGAACACCGTCGTCCACGTTCGCGAAGCGCGCGAAGCTGCTGACCAGGTCACGAGTGTGCGCGGATCGACCCGACTTGAAGCCAAGAAGCAGCGTCGGCGCGAAGGTCGGGAGGCGGGTCGTCGGCGCGCTCCAATCCTGACCGAAGCCGAGTTCCTGGCTCGCCGCGAGAGCGTCGACCGCGTCATGGTTGTTCGCCAACACGAGGACCGCACTCAGATCGCCGTGCTGGAGGACAACGTGCTGGCCGAGCACTACGTGAACCGTTCCGTGTCCACGTCAATGGTCGGCAACGTCTACCTCGGGCGGGTTCAGAACGTGCTCCCGTCGATGGAGGCGGCGTTTGTCGACATCGGTCGCGGACGCAATGCCGTGCTGTACGCCGGCGAAGTGAACTGGGACGCGGCTGGCCTCGAAGGCCAGCCAAAGCGCATCGAGTTGGCGCTGAAGTCTGGTGACGCTGTGTTGGTCCAGGTGACCAAAGATCCAGTCGGCCACAAAGGTGCGCGTCTGACGAGTCAGATTTCGCTGCCCGGTCGCTACCTCGTGTACGTTCCCGGCGGCTCGATGACAGGAATCAGCCGCAGGCTGCCCGACAGTGAGCGCAGTCGGCTCAAGAAGCTCCTGCGCAACGCGCTGCCGGAAGGGTCTGGCGTCATTGTCCGGACCGCAGCGGAGGGAGCCACCGAGGAGCAGATCAACCATGACGTTGCCCGGCTCACCGAGCAATGGGAACGTCTCAACGCCAAGACCAGCAGTGTCAAGGCTCCGGAACTGCTGCATGCTGAACCGGATCTAGCCACTCGGGTCGTCAGGGACATCTTCAACGAGGACTTCTCCAAGTTGATCGTGTCTGGAAGCCGAGCAACGACCACGATTGAGGACTACATCGCTGGGGTCGCCCCCGATCTTGCGGACCGCGTCAGTCGCTGGACCAGCAACGCGGACGTCTTCTCCGCACATCGCATCGACGAACAACTCGCCAAAGCCCTCGACCGCAAGGTCTGGCTGCCCTCGGGCGGCTCATTGGTCATCGATCACACCGAGGCGATGACGGTTGTCGACGTCAACACGGGCAAGTTCACGGGGCAGGGCGGCAACCTTGAGGAGACCGTCACCCGAAACAACCTGGAGGCCGCCGAAGAGATCGTGCGCCAACTTCGACTGCGCGACACCGGCGGCATCATCGTTATCGACTTCATCGACATGGTGCTGGAGAGCAACCGGGATCTGGTGCTGCGGCGGTTGCTGGAGTGTCTGGGCAGAGACCGAACCAAACATCAGGTCGCCGAGGTGACGTCGCTGGGCCTGGTCCAAATGACGCGCAAGCGGATCGGTCAGGGACTGCTGGAAACCTTCAGCACGCCCTGTGAGTGCTGCAACGGTCGCGGCGTGAAGGTGCAAACCAATCCGGTGGATCAGCACACCGGCGAAGCCGAGCCGAGGCGCCGACGGGCACGTCCGGCTGGCCCCATTCCGGGGGCGCCACAACAGCCGAAAGCCGAGTCCGATCCCGGCGGTGACGAGCCGGTCGGTGACGAGCCGGCAGATGCGGAAACCGTGGACGAAACCACAGCCCAATCCGCAGCCGACACCGCAGCCGACACCGCGGCCGGGTCGACAGCGGACTCCGGAACTGACGGTGACGGCCCAGGTCCGCCGTCCACCGACGGCGCGGCAGCGCAGCCTGCCACCGATGGGCCGAACGACTCCGACGGATCGGGTGAGTCTGACCAATCGCAGTGA
- the rplU gene encoding 50S ribosomal protein L21, giving the protein MYAIVRAGGRQEKVAVGDVVELDRVEGEPGTAVSLPALLVVDGDQITHDAAELGKVDVSAEIMAHGKGPKIDIGKFKNKTGYRRRQGHRQRLTTLKVTAITTGK; this is encoded by the coding sequence GTGTACGCGATCGTTCGCGCAGGTGGCCGGCAAGAGAAGGTCGCCGTCGGAGACGTGGTCGAACTCGACCGCGTCGAGGGAGAGCCCGGGACCGCCGTCTCGCTGCCCGCATTGCTCGTTGTCGATGGTGACCAGATCACCCACGATGCCGCAGAATTGGGCAAGGTCGACGTCTCAGCGGAGATCATGGCGCACGGCAAGGGCCCCAAGATCGACATCGGCAAGTTCAAGAACAAGACCGGCTACCGCCGTCGTCAAGGACACCGTCAGCGTTTGACCACGCTGAAGGTCACGGCGATCACCACGGGAAAGTGA
- a CDS encoding glutamate 5-kinase, translating into MGSARRVVVKTGSSSLTTSAGQIDATRVNGLVDVVAEQVKSGRQVVLVSSGAIAAGIGPLGLTKRPGDLATQQAAASVGQGVLVGAYAARFAEHGLTVGQVLLTADDIGRRAHYRNAQRTLTRLLDLGVVPIVNENDTVATEEIRFGDNDQLAALVAHVVHADALILLSDVDGLYDGPPSRAGSAVVSDIRSTADLNAVSIGGSASSVGRGGMATKVKAASTATAAGVPVVLTSARQAREAMTGGHVGTLFYPTGKRRPTRLLWLAHASEARGTIFLDEGAVRAIVERKASLLPAGVTSATGEFVAGDPVDLADPRGVVFARGIINFDASELPPLLGKSTRELSSTLGVEYERELVHRDDLVILSD; encoded by the coding sequence ATCGGATCAGCCAGGCGGGTGGTCGTCAAGACGGGGTCGTCATCGCTAACGACATCCGCCGGCCAGATCGACGCCACCCGCGTCAACGGGCTGGTCGACGTGGTCGCGGAGCAGGTGAAGTCGGGTCGGCAGGTGGTCCTGGTCTCAAGCGGGGCGATTGCTGCCGGAATCGGCCCACTCGGGCTCACCAAACGACCAGGAGATCTGGCAACCCAGCAGGCAGCCGCCAGTGTCGGTCAGGGCGTGTTGGTTGGCGCGTACGCAGCGCGGTTTGCCGAGCACGGCCTGACAGTCGGACAGGTGCTTTTGACTGCCGACGACATCGGCCGACGCGCTCACTATCGCAACGCCCAGCGGACTCTGACTCGGCTGCTGGACCTTGGTGTGGTGCCAATCGTGAACGAGAACGACACCGTAGCCACCGAAGAGATCCGGTTCGGGGACAACGACCAACTCGCGGCCCTGGTCGCGCACGTCGTGCATGCCGACGCACTCATTTTGCTCAGCGATGTAGATGGTCTCTACGACGGGCCGCCGAGTCGTGCGGGCAGCGCGGTGGTCTCAGACATCCGCTCGACCGCGGACTTGAACGCTGTGTCGATTGGTGGATCGGCAAGCAGCGTTGGTCGCGGGGGAATGGCGACCAAGGTGAAGGCAGCGAGCACCGCAACCGCAGCCGGCGTACCCGTTGTTCTCACCTCCGCCAGGCAGGCGCGCGAGGCGATGACCGGGGGACACGTCGGAACTCTGTTCTATCCAACCGGCAAACGTCGTCCCACCAGGTTGTTGTGGCTTGCCCATGCTTCGGAGGCACGCGGGACGATCTTCCTTGATGAGGGGGCTGTACGAGCCATTGTCGAGCGCAAAGCCTCCTTGCTCCCCGCTGGTGTCACCTCGGCGACTGGCGAGTTCGTGGCCGGCGACCCGGTGGACCTTGCGGATCCGCGCGGCGTCGTCTTCGCTCGCGGGATCATCAACTTCGATGCCTCAGAGTTGCCACCCCTGCTCGGCAAATCCACTCGCGAACTGTCCAGCACCCTCGGCGTTGAGTACGAGCGCGAACTCGTGCACCGCGATGACCTGGTCATCCTGTCTGATTGA
- a CDS encoding TIGR03936 family radical SAM-associated protein: protein MSGRDPGREFIPPVMKVRLQYAKRGRLRFSSHRDFQRAFERALRRAKVPMAYSAGFRPHPKISYANAAPTGVASEAEYIEIGLAQEFDVEQLRVALDQAMPTGLDIVDAVRVREGDLVSRLEASVWQFTLPKVSAEVAREAAEKLLASEAIEVQRMTKSGMRTFDARAAIATVEVRLSPDEVDPCAILTVVVTHGTPSVRPDDVLAALRQVADLAPPVPPQVTRLAQGRLAADARTVSDPLAPDRAGTDQKSAERAEAP, encoded by the coding sequence GTGAGCGGTCGCGATCCGGGCCGGGAGTTCATCCCGCCGGTCATGAAGGTGCGGTTGCAATACGCCAAGCGAGGCCGGTTGCGGTTCTCCAGCCACCGCGATTTTCAGCGCGCTTTCGAACGGGCGCTGCGGCGGGCAAAGGTGCCGATGGCGTATTCGGCGGGTTTTCGACCGCATCCGAAGATCTCCTACGCCAACGCCGCCCCAACCGGTGTCGCCAGCGAGGCCGAGTACATCGAGATCGGCTTGGCGCAGGAGTTTGACGTTGAGCAACTGCGGGTTGCCCTCGACCAAGCCATGCCCACTGGGCTCGACATCGTCGACGCGGTCCGGGTCCGCGAGGGGGACCTCGTTTCCCGGCTTGAGGCCAGCGTTTGGCAGTTCACGTTGCCCAAGGTCAGTGCCGAAGTCGCTCGCGAGGCCGCCGAGAAGCTATTGGCGAGCGAGGCAATCGAGGTGCAACGGATGACCAAATCGGGAATGCGAACCTTCGACGCCCGGGCAGCGATCGCGACAGTTGAGGTCCGTTTGTCTCCCGATGAGGTCGATCCGTGTGCGATACTCACGGTGGTTGTCACGCACGGAACCCCGTCCGTACGACCCGACGACGTCCTCGCCGCCCTGCGGCAAGTTGCTGACCTCGCGCCGCCGGTGCCGCCCCAGGTGACCCGGCTGGCGCAGGGGCGACTGGCTGCAGATGCTCGGACGGTCAGTGACCCGCTGGCGCCAGATCGCGCTGGGACTGACCAGAAGAGTGCGGAACGCGCTGAGGCTCCGTAA